A single region of the Palaeococcus ferrophilus DSM 13482 genome encodes:
- a CDS encoding 50S ribosomal protein L14: MAKKGAGATRGLSPVRPTRALPVGAYLKCADNSGAKILQIIGVVGYKGTRRRLASAGVGDMVIARVKKGRPDIRHQVVRAIIVRQRKEYKRLDGMRVKFEDNAAVVTTPEGVPRGTEIRGPIAREAAEKWVRLGSIASTIL, encoded by the coding sequence ATGGCGAAGAAGGGTGCAGGTGCTACCAGGGGACTCAGCCCCGTGAGACCGACCCGCGCTCTCCCCGTTGGGGCCTACCTCAAGTGCGCCGACAACAGCGGTGCCAAGATACTCCAGATCATAGGCGTCGTTGGCTACAAGGGCACCAGGAGGAGGCTGGCTTCAGCCGGCGTTGGTGACATGGTCATAGCGAGGGTCAAGAAGGGAAGGCCCGACATAAGGCACCAGGTCGTTAGAGCGATTATAGTCAGGCAGAGGAAGGAGTACAAGAGGCTTGACGGCATGCGCGTTAAGTTCGAGGACAACGCCGCCGTCGTGACAACCCCGGAGGGCGTGCCCAGGGGAACCGAGATCAGGGGCCCCATAGCGAGGGAGGCCGCCGAGAAGTGGGTCAGGCTCGGAAGCATAGCGAGCACGATATTGTGA
- a CDS encoding 30S ribosomal protein S17: MRDIGLGVKAPEKTCNDPKCPWHGHTRVHGRVLEGVVVSDKAKKSVTVEMQHYRYLKKYERYELRRSRIHAYNPECIDAKVGDRVLIAETRPLSKTKSFVVVAITKRAEEV, encoded by the coding sequence ATGAGAGACATCGGATTGGGTGTGAAAGCCCCCGAGAAAACTTGCAATGATCCCAAGTGCCCCTGGCACGGACACACCAGGGTCCACGGCAGGGTGCTGGAAGGAGTGGTCGTGAGCGACAAGGCCAAGAAGAGCGTGACGGTTGAGATGCAGCACTACCGCTACCTCAAGAAGTACGAGCGTTACGAGCTCAGGAGGAGCAGGATACACGCCTACAACCCAGAGTGCATTGACGCCAAGGTTGGTGACAGGGTGCTCATCGCGGAGACCAGACCGCTCAGCAAGACAAAGAGCTTTGTTGTTGTTGCCATAACCAAGCGCGCCGAGGAGGTGTGA
- a CDS encoding ribonuclease P protein component 1 translates to MWRNRKERKDRAPGRPQGQDQETPSGAWVFRGPHRDRVTPKTLIWHELIGLKAKVIKSPHLGFIGIEGYVIDETKNTLKILGERLYTVPKDQVVMEFEAGDRKIIVDGKELVGRPEMRLKKRWRR, encoded by the coding sequence AGGATAGAGCTCCAGGGCGACCACAGGGACAGGATCAAGAAACTCCTAGTGGAGCTTGGGTTTTCAGAGGACCTCATAGAGATAGAGTGACTCCGAAAACCTTAATATGGCACGAGCTCATAGGACTCAAAGCGAAGGTCATAAAAAGCCCTCATCTGGGGTTTATCGGAATAGAGGGGTACGTGATAGACGAGACGAAGAACACCCTCAAAATCCTGGGGGAACGGCTCTACACCGTTCCCAAGGACCAGGTCGTGATGGAGTTCGAAGCTGGCGATAGAAAAATCATAGTGGATGGGAAGGAGCTGGTTGGAAGACCCGAGATGAGATTGAAAAAGAGGTGGAGAAGATGA